CGTCCTTTCTAAAGAAGAAAGAGTTCGTCATCTTCGGTGTCGATCTGCATGAAAAGGATGACATCTATCACCCGGAGACAAAGCTTTTCCCGCCGCATAATATCCGCGGAACGAAAGGCCGGGAACTTTACGGACGCTTAGCCGAGGTATACGAATCGGCCAAAGCTTCTCCATTTACCTATTGGATGGACAAAACGAGGTACAGCGCTTTTGCCGGAACGGACTTAGACATGCAGCTGAGGGCACGTGGAATACAAGAACTCCATCTGGTCGGAGTCTGCACCGATATCTGTGTACTTCATACAGCAATGGATGCTTACAACTACGGATATGACATTCACATTCATCAACAAGGAGTCGCAAGCTTTAACAACGTCGGACACAACTTTGCTCTGAAACATTTTGAACAGACGCTTGGAGCAGTTCTTCATTAAAAACAACGCCCATCCTTATAAAGGACGGGCGTTGTTTTTGGCTGTTCAGGGTCCACACATCTGATAGCACAATAGGCTTTGAAGAGAAGACGAAAATAGCGCGAGCGTCTTATTTCTCTCCTGATCCACCCGTGTGGTATAGTATGTCGGGTATTACAGGGACTTTTCTTTCATTAATAAACGATGAGGGAGGTCATCAACATGGAAACTCTATCTCGTCCCTCCCAATCTCATTTCCGTACGGTTTTTGTCCTTAGTGCAGCCGTGCTGATTGTGGTTATGAATACAACGATGTTCAACATCGCCTTACCAAATATATTGCGTGAATTTACTTTGCTGCCATCCGAGGGTGCTTGGATCGTCTCAGGATATTCAATTGTTCTGTCTATCTTCACTATTACCTTCACGAGACTGTCCGATTACCTGCCGATTCGTAAGCTGCTGACGATCGGAATTACTATCTTCAGCTTCGCTTCCATTCTAGGTTTCTTCGCTGAAAGTTACTTATGGCTGATGATTGCACGTCTTTGTCAGGCAGTCGGAGCTGCGGCAGTTCCTGGTTTATCCATGGTCTTTGCCGGCCGCTATATTCCTGCATCCCGACGCGGAAGTGCCTATGCTTTAATTGCTTCCTCCACTTCGTTAGGCTTCGGCCTTGGGCCGGTTATAGGGGGGGTGGTCACGGATTACCTGGATTGGAACTATTTGTTCATCGTCACTATTCTAGCTGTGGGCGTCCTGCCTGCGCTCTTCCGACTCATGCCGAAGGAAACGACAGGCAAGGGGCGGTTTGACGGGATCGGTGCCTTCTTATCCGGGAGCAGTGCTACGTTCTTTCTCTTGTATATATCGAGCTTCAGCACAGGCTATTTACTGGGAGGACTGCTCACAGCAGCACTCCTGTGGCTTCGTATCAACAAAACAGATACACCGTTTATCCAACCTGAGCTGTTGGCTGATGCACAGTACAGAAAAATATTGATATTGAGCTTTCTTGGGTTCACCTTACATTTCGCAGTTCTGTTTCTTATGCCTGTCATGTTGGAGCAAGTGTACGGTCAAAGCGCTGCGGCTATTGGTTTCTTTATTTTCCCCGGTGCGATTCTCTCTGCAGTTGCTGCCATATTCATCGGGAGGATGATTGATGCTTATGGGAATATCCGTGTGCTGATTTTATCCCAGTTACTGCTTTCCATAGCAGCATTGGCCTATTTCTTACTCGCCGGCCTCCACCCTTCTATGATCATGATCGCCTACATGTTCACAAGTTTCGGTTTCTCCAGCCTATCGTCCAGTTCTACGAACGAAGTATCGCAGATTCTTCCTAAAGAACAGATCGGTGCAGGAATCGGCTTAAAACAGCAGATTCATTTCATTGGAAGTGCTACAGGATCAGTCCTTGCCGGAATTTTGCTCGAGATGCGTCATGCCCCTTATGGAAAAGAAGACTTCGACCTGCCCTTCGGCATGCTTGTCTTTCTAATGACCTTGTCTTTCTCCATCTTCCTTCTTTACGCAAAAAAAAAGAAAGCGATGGAAAAAGTTCAAACAAGTGACATTTGATTTTTTAAACGTAATTTAATATGATGGAGTATGGACATTTCTGTTATTAATGAGTTTTAGTTTATAGATTTACATTTAGGAGGAATCATATATGAGCTCAAAAGATTATCGAGTTCTGCTGTATTATAAGTATGTCGACCTTCCTGACTATGAAGAATATTGCAAAAACCACTTGAAATTCTGTAAGGATCTTGGGCTGAAAGGACGTATTATCGTATCCCACGAGGGAATAAACGGTACGGTTTCCGGAACAGTCGAACAAGTGGAAGAATATATGGACTATGTGCGCTCCGATGAGCGTTTTGCTGATATTCACTTCAAAATCGATGAGCACGACGGACATGCATTCAAGAAAATGCACTGCCGCGTCAAACCGGAGCTCGTCAACTGGAGCATCGATGATGACGATATCGATCCGAAGACTTTCGGCGGCAAACACTTGAAGCC
This sequence is a window from Bacillus sp. SB49. Protein-coding genes within it:
- a CDS encoding cysteine hydrolase family protein; translation: MDRALLIIDYTNDFVADNGALTCGKPGQEIEGYVTDLTTSFLKKKEFVIFGVDLHEKDDIYHPETKLFPPHNIRGTKGRELYGRLAEVYESAKASPFTYWMDKTRYSAFAGTDLDMQLRARGIQELHLVGVCTDICVLHTAMDAYNYGYDIHIHQQGVASFNNVGHNFALKHFEQTLGAVLH
- a CDS encoding MFS transporter; protein product: METLSRPSQSHFRTVFVLSAAVLIVVMNTTMFNIALPNILREFTLLPSEGAWIVSGYSIVLSIFTITFTRLSDYLPIRKLLTIGITIFSFASILGFFAESYLWLMIARLCQAVGAAAVPGLSMVFAGRYIPASRRGSAYALIASSTSLGFGLGPVIGGVVTDYLDWNYLFIVTILAVGVLPALFRLMPKETTGKGRFDGIGAFLSGSSATFFLLYISSFSTGYLLGGLLTAALLWLRINKTDTPFIQPELLADAQYRKILILSFLGFTLHFAVLFLMPVMLEQVYGQSAAAIGFFIFPGAILSAVAAIFIGRMIDAYGNIRVLILSQLLLSIAALAYFLLAGLHPSMIMIAYMFTSFGFSSLSSSSTNEVSQILPKEQIGAGIGLKQQIHFIGSATGSVLAGILLEMRHAPYGKEDFDLPFGMLVFLMTLSFSIFLLYAKKKKAMEKVQTSDI